One Mytilus trossulus isolate FHL-02 unplaced genomic scaffold, PNRI_Mtr1.1.1.hap1 h1tg000373l__unscaffolded, whole genome shotgun sequence genomic region harbors:
- the LOC134702004 gene encoding uncharacterized protein LOC134702004 encodes MFDSIFTIHAFVGTAMFPLVYSLLPQRDAECYIRFFNLLKNIANQHNLNFHPNKVSLDFECASRNAVSHVFPNAELKGCLFHYAKAIWKKTQEYGLQTQYKDVPDVNKLVRRAAALPLLPLDRVEDYWLHALENAPQSDACTKLTDYIVLTWLEGRYPQPTWNHHQTEGPRTNNHLEGWHNKLKKRVKTAHPNIFEIINVLKKEQAANEVKKVQYAAGGKMRGKAKKYRELEERFATLKESLHNGTKDYIQYGDAASYILKLGN; translated from the coding sequence ATGTTTGACAGCATTTTCACCATTCATGCATTTGTTGGCACAGCCATGTTTCCATTGGTGTATTCTCTGCTACCACAGCGAGATGCTGAATGTTATATAAGATTCTTCAATCTCCTGAAAAACATAGCCAACCAACATAATCTCAACTTTCATCCAAATAAAGTGAGCCTTGACTTTGAATGTGCATCAAGAAATGCAGTATCTCATGTCTTTCCAAACGCAGAACTCAAAGGTTGTTTGTTCCACTACGCAAAAGCAATATGGAAAAAGACACAGGAATATGGGCTTCAAACTCAGTATAAAGATGTCCCAGATGTCAACAAACTCGTCCGTCGTGCAGCAGCTTTACCATTACTGCCCTTAGATCGTGTGGAAGACTACTGGTTACATGCCTTGGAAAATGCACCACAGTCAGATGCTTGCACCAAATTAACAGACTATATAGTTCTGACATGGCTAGAGGGCAGATACCCACAACCAACCTGGAACCACCACCAAACAGAAGGACCCAGAACAAATAACCATTTAGAGGGCTGGCACAACAAGTTAAAAAAGAGAGTAAAAACTGCACATCCAAATATATTCGAAATCATCAATGTGTTAAAGAAAGAGCAAGCAGCTAACGAGGTAAAGAAGGTACAATATGCAGCAGGTGGCAAGATGCGGGGAAAAGCTAAGAAGTACAGGGAACTGGAAGAAAGATTCGCAACTTTGAAGGAATCACTACACAATGGTACGAAAGACTATATTCAGTATGGTGATGCAGCATCATACATCCTCAAACTTGGGAATTAG